The Chryseobacterium shigense genome segment ACATTCTTGCAGTCAGAAAGTTTTCGATGGAATAAACACCTTTGGCATCAATCACCAGCTCACCTTCACTGCAGACATTCATCATGGAGATGATTCTTTGGGTATTGATATTTCCTTCTGAAACCCCGGTAAAAAAACTGTCTCTGTTGAGATAATCGAGCCTGTCCACATCAAGCTGGGAAGAAATAAGCTGGTTGAAAAACTTTCTGTGATATTTTCCCTGGAACATTTCAATGGCTATGGAAAGCTGACCATCAAATTCTTCATTTAGTTTATTCATCAGTAACAGGGAAAGTTTTTCATGATGCCAATCGTCCATCAGCATATTTTCCAATGCATGCGAGAAGGGTCCGTGCCCGATATCATGCATCAGGATGGCAAGCATAGCTCCTTTTTCTTCCTCTTCTGTAATCTTCACTCCTTTCTGGCGAAGGGTTTCCAATGCGGTAAACATGAGATGCATCGCTCCTAGTGCGTGATGAAATCTTGTATGAGTAGCTCCTGGAAATATCAGGTTGAGAAGCCCGGTCTGCCCGATTCTGCGTAATCTCTGAAAGTAAGGGTGCTCTATAACGTCAAATAAAATTTCGTGTGGGATCCTGATGAAACCATGAACGGGGTCGTTGATGATCTTTAGCTTATTCTGCATTGAAACTTTGGTATTAGTAAACAAAGTTAGGGATTTTAAATTTTAAGGATGATACATTGCTGTTAAAGAATTTAAACCTTTCAAAACACTGCATAATTTGTAAATGTATTTAAAATTTGTGTTTTATTTTTTTTTAACCACAAATTACACAGATTTACACTGATGTTTGCAGTTATTTTCTGTTTAAAAATATATCTTTGATTGTATAAATAATGTTTGTATTTAATGAGAAAAATTTCTCTTTTTATCCTGCTTTTTTTTAGTTTACATTTTTCTGCGCAGGTTCTATCGGAAATACAAAAGCTGGAATCGCTGTGTAAGGTATGGGGATTTTTAAAGTACTATCATCCTCATGCTGCAAAAGGAGATTTTGATTGGGATAAGCAACTTGTTGAGAAAATTGATGAGCTTGACAATATCCGGGATAAAAACCAACTGAATGAGCTATATTTTAACTGGATCAGCAGTCTTGGAAAAGTTGATGAGTGTAAAAAATGTTCAAAAGAAAATAAAGGGAAAACTTATTTTTCCAGAAATTTTGATCTGAGCTGGATTAATAACAGGCATATTTTCACTGAAAAAGTAAGCAGCCAGCTTGTTTTTATTCAAAACAACCGGAATCTTGGCAGTAATCATTATTTAGGGACCGGTGGAAAAAAAGTGTATTTCAGGAATGAAAATTCTTATGGTTCAAAGTTTACATCAAAAAATACGGTTCTTCTTGAACTGTTCAGATACTGGAATTTCGTGGAATATTTTTTTCCTTACAAATATCAGACGGATCAGAACTGGAATGATGTTTTAACGGAAATGGTTCCGAAATTCTTAAAGGTTGATAACGATGAAAATTATCACCTGGCACTTGCCGAATTGGTAACAAAAACAGATGATTCCCACGCCTTTTTATATTCACCTCTGATTAATGCCAATCTGTACGGAAGAAGAAAGGTTCCCGTAGAATACGCTTATGCGGAGGGAAAATTAGTAGTAACAAAAATCCTTGAAAATAAATTCAGCGAAGAAATACCTTTAAAAACCGGTGATGTAATTTATGATATCAATGGCCGGACGATTCCCCAGATGGTTAACAGTTTCGGAAAGTTTGTGCCTGCTTCCAATTCGTGGGGAAAGATCGCAAAAGTGAAAAGTCTTTTTCTTTTCAGTAATCATGATTCTATCACCCTGAAAATAGAACGGGGCGGACAAAACCTGGCCGTTACAGCCAAAACCTATCTTCTTAAGGATATTACCCGTGAAAAACCTGCTGTTCAGCAAAAGTGGCAATTTCTGGATCCTGATAAAAAAACAGGGTACGTAAACATGGGTATTATTGAAAAAGGTGATCTGGACGATATGTACAGGGATTTAAAATCTGCAGCGTCAATTATTTTTGATCTAAGGAATTATCCCAAACAGACTATTTTCCCTTTAAGCAGGATGCTTCTGCCGGAAAAATCAATTTATTATCAATTTAATTTTCCTGAGACGGATTATTTGAGTAAATTTTATAGCGCAAAAAACAGCATCGGGAGAAAGAATCCGGATTACTATAAAGGAAATGTTGTGGTTCTGGTGGATGAAAATACCCAGAGCCAGGCAGAAACCACCACTATGATGTTTAAGCAGCACCCTAAAGCCAAAGTAATAGGAAGCAACACTTCAGGCGCGAACGGTGATATTATAAGATTTAAAATTGCGGATCTGGATACATGCTTCACAGGGCTTGGAGCGTATTATCCCGACGGAAAGGAAACGCAAAGAATCGGAATTATTCCTGATATTATAATAAAACCTACTGTAAAAGGCATACAGGAGGGAAAGGATGAAGTTCTTGAAAGAGCTTTGTATTATATAAAGACCGGTTTTTGAACGAATTGAATATCAGTAATAATGAACTGGGTTTTCATTTAACTAATATTTAACTTTTGAAGTCTCTAATTTGTGAGAATTTAAAAAGAATTGGTCAACATTTTGATGCTATAACCATGTAAAAAAATAAATTATGTCGGAAAAGATATTATGGATAGATGATGAAATAGATTTACTCAAACCCCATATC includes the following:
- a CDS encoding HD domain-containing protein — translated: MQNKLKIINDPVHGFIRIPHEILFDVIEHPYFQRLRRIGQTGLLNLIFPGATHTRFHHALGAMHLMFTALETLRQKGVKITEEEEKGAMLAILMHDIGHGPFSHALENMLMDDWHHEKLSLLLMNKLNEEFDGQLSIAIEMFQGKYHRKFFNQLISSQLDVDRLDYLNRDSFFTGVSEGNINTQRIISMMNVCSEGELVIDAKGVYSIENFLTARMFMYWQVYYHKTSALAEFLLVKILERAKYLISEGMDLPAGENLKYFLNRGKSSATDEDIYRFTQLDDNDIIHAMKSWQDSEDFILSYWCKSVIQRNLPKTIISTRSFKRKFIEEKVKNTNEFFGIDNGGELVHEIKRKLLPYDTKKQPIYLLQKNGKKIRLEESQDQLLSGLMVHKTTRYILTFPREISQIIS
- a CDS encoding S41 family peptidase — encoded protein: MRKISLFILLFFSLHFSAQVLSEIQKLESLCKVWGFLKYYHPHAAKGDFDWDKQLVEKIDELDNIRDKNQLNELYFNWISSLGKVDECKKCSKENKGKTYFSRNFDLSWINNRHIFTEKVSSQLVFIQNNRNLGSNHYLGTGGKKVYFRNENSYGSKFTSKNTVLLELFRYWNFVEYFFPYKYQTDQNWNDVLTEMVPKFLKVDNDENYHLALAELVTKTDDSHAFLYSPLINANLYGRRKVPVEYAYAEGKLVVTKILENKFSEEIPLKTGDVIYDINGRTIPQMVNSFGKFVPASNSWGKIAKVKSLFLFSNHDSITLKIERGGQNLAVTAKTYLLKDITREKPAVQQKWQFLDPDKKTGYVNMGIIEKGDLDDMYRDLKSAASIIFDLRNYPKQTIFPLSRMLLPEKSIYYQFNFPETDYLSKFYSAKNSIGRKNPDYYKGNVVVLVDENTQSQAETTTMMFKQHPKAKVIGSNTSGANGDIIRFKIADLDTCFTGLGAYYPDGKETQRIGIIPDIIIKPTVKGIQEGKDEVLERALYYIKTGF